The DNA region CAGCGCGAACGCCGTAGCCATGAACGGGCCGGCGGCCATTGCATGTCCGGTGTGGCCGAGCGCCACGCGCGTCATCATGCCGATGGAGAGCGAGCCGAGCGCGCCTACGGTGATGGCGTGCAACGCGGTGATTTCGGGAAGTGCGGAGGAGAGCAGTGCGACGCCGCGCAACGCAAGTCCCGCCGCCAGCCATAAATAACCCAGGTGAAGTACCCACAGCATCGGCTCGCGCCAGGTTTTCCACGGTTGCCACAGCCACCCGCGCAGCAATACCAGCAGTGCCATTGCCACCGATACTGCACCCAGCGTCATGGAAGCTGGCAGCAAAATATCGAGCAATACCAGTACCGCCGCGCCGGCATTCACGCTCCAGTCCAGCCAGCGGTAACGCCGCACCGTAGTGTTGCTCAAGCGCCGTGACGTGAAGAACGGAATCACGCGTCCACCGATGCTGAGCATCAATACCGTGAACAGGTCGATCACCCAGTACAGCACGCTGCGTTCCGCCACGTGGATCATGTCGGCGACGCTGAGATGAAACGTCACGTCCGCGAGCGTGAACGCCGACAGCAGCCCGATCACGAAATAATTGCGGCGGTTGCGGCTCTTGAGGATCGGTCGCGCCACCATGAGCAGCAGCAGGCCGAAGAACGCGCAGTCCAGGAATGCCGTGAGCGCGTAAGGTACGCGTGCGGGCAGCAGGAACAGCACGCGTGCCGCGATCCATACCGCTACCAGCAACAGCAGTGACTTGGGCGTGAACGTCGGCAGTTTGGTCCATTCGGCCACGGCCGTGAGCAGGAACCCCGCCACCAGCGCACCCGCGAAACCGAACAGCAATTCGTGACCGTGCCACGCGAGCGGCGGCAGGGAACTGGCCGGCAACCATCCGAGGTGCAGGAACAGCGCCCAGGTGAAAATGCCGAGCGAAGCCGCGAGCGCGGCACACAGGAACAGCGGCCGGAACGGTTGCTGCAGGATGGGCTTTGCGCTCACGCTGCGCGCGGCAGGGGCGGGGATACTCACGCGGCGAAAACCTTCCTGAGATAGGCAAGATAACCGGGGTCGGTGCACAGGGTCTTGGCGGGATCGTCGCTGATCTTGGCCACGGCCTGCCCGTTGCAGCGCGTCATTTTAATGATCATGTCGGGCGGCGCAAAGCCCATGTCATTGCTGAGGTGCGTGCCGATCCCGAAGCCCAGGCGCACGCGGGCGTGAAAACGTTCGAAGATGCGCAGTGCCTTGGCGAAGTCCAGCGCATCGGTGAATACCAACATCCTGGTCAACGGGTCAACGCGCATTGCGTGGTAATGCTCCAGCATCTTTTCACCCCACGCAAATGGGTCGCCGGAATCGTGACGCACACCGTCGAACAGCTCGCAGAAGTACAGGTCGAAGTCCCGCAGGAAAGCCGCCAGTCCGATGACGTCGCTGAGCGCGATGCCGAGATCTCCGCGGTACTCCTGCTCCCAGCTTTCGAGCGCGAAGCGCTTGCTGTCAACGAGCCGCGGTCCCAGCGCCTGGCAGGCCTGCAGGAACTCGTGGCCCATGGTACCAATGGGAGTCAGGCCCAGCTCTTTGGCCAGCAGCACGTTGCTGGTACCGGCGAGATTTACGGGCAGCGCGGCGGCCAGGCGCTGCACCACGCTGCGCTGCCAGTCGCGCGCGTAGCGCCGGCGGGTGCCGAACTCGCTGAAGCGGAATGCCGCATGCCCGGGATGAGCGCGCAGCAGCGCGATCTTCGCCTCCAGGCGGGCGCGGCCTTCCTCCAGGGTGTGCGCGTCACGCCGGGACTCGGCGTACACCTCGCTCAGGATCGCGAGCACCGGCACTTCGAACAGGATGGTGTGCAGCCACGGACCGCGGATCACGATTTCCAGAGCACCGTTCTCGATGCTCACGCTGACGTGGTCCTGCTGCAGCTGGAAGATGCGCAGGATGTCGACGAAATCCTTTTTCATGTAGCGCAGGTTGCGCAGGTAGGCGAGCTCCTGCGGCGTGAACCGCAGGCGACAGAGCGCGACGATCTCGTCACGGATGCGCGCCGCGTGTGCGGCGAGCTTGCCGGGTGCGTTGCGGCAGCGGAAGCGGTATTCGACTTCGGCGGCCGGAAAGCGGTGCAACACCGCCTGCATCATCGTGAGCTTGTAGAGATCGGTGTCGAGCAGCGATTCGATGATCATGCGTGCATAGTGCGGGGGAGAGCGGCTTGATGCAAATCAATGCGCACGGCGCTGCTGTGGCCTACAAGGAGCTTCCCACAGTTTGATGTGCCCCGGTGCGGGCAGGAGTCGGGCCGATGATGCGCTATCCCGAATTTTTCGATGCTGCGCCGGTAATCACGATGCGCGATCCGCTGGCCAAGTTCCTCGGCGCCATGCAGGGCGGTCTCATGGAATATCGTTACGCAAACGTGGTCGCGCTGGCCGGACATTCCTGCCCGACGGTCGCGGCGGCGTTCCTCATGACGCGCGCTGCGCTTAACGCACTCTATGCGGACGAGGTGCCGATGCGCGGTGACATCCGGGTTGCGGTCAGCGGCGCGCAGTACCAGGGCACGGTCGGCGTCACGGCCAACGTGGCCAGCCTGATTACCGGCGCGGCCGGAGATGGAGGATTCAAGGGCATCGGCGGCCGGTTCAAGCGCTGCGAGCTTCTGGCCTTCGATGCGGAACCGAACGCGGAAATGAGTTTCACGCGTGCCGACGGCGGTGCGTGCGTGGAGGTGTCCGCGGACCTGTCGCCGGTGCCCATGGATGCGCGCGTGCGGGAATTGCTGCCGCTGTGTCTGGGTGGAAGCGCTGATCCGTCGGAGATCGGCGAATTCCGCCGCCTGTGGCAGGAGCGCGTGCGTCGTCTGATGCTGGATCACAAGGATGATCCGGCGGTGATCCGCGTGCGCCTGCATTGAGACCGGCAACACCTTGTTGCAGCACGCGCGCGCTGGTGCATGCGCCGACGTGGCAAGCAGGCCGTGGCTGACCGCCGGCGTATCCCGCGCGGTGATCAGCTTTGTACGGCCGCAGGTCGGTTCATTCACGCCATCGTCCAGCATGGCGCTGGCCTCCTCGTGCAAACGTGCAACGCGCGCCAGCCTAGGCGCAGTGCGGGTTGTGAGCCTTGATGCACATCAAGGCAGGCGCGTGCAGCGGCGCTTAAAGTGCCTGGCAACCGCAGCACAGGAGGGGTTGGCATGTCACAGTGGATCGCGGCCGCGCAGCTCGGCGAAATTCCCGACCACAAATCCAAAGTCATCACGCTCAACGGTTCCGATGTCGCGGTGTTCAACCTGAGCGGCGAGTACTTTGCCATCGAAGACATCTGCACGCATGACGGCGGCGACATTTCGGGCGGCTGGGTGGAAGGCGAGCGTGCGGTGTGCCCGCGGCATCTCGCGGAATTCTCCATCCGTACCGGCGCGGCGCTCAAGGCGCCGGCCCACGAGGGCGTGCACAGCTTTCCGGTGCGCGTGCGCGGCGAAGTCATTGAAGTCTGCGATGACCGCGAGTGAGGCGTGCGGGGACGGCGAGTAATGATAAGCAACCGTCTGTCACGCTGGACACTGGTGTTCTTTGCCTGTGCATTGGTGAATTTCCTGGCCGCGCAGGGCGTGATTCTTTCCGGTGCAAGCTGGCCTATGCAGCCGGTATCCGCGCCCGGCACGCTGGTGGCGGTGCACTTGCTCACCATCGGCTGGCTGCTGCTGCTGATGTTGGGTGCGTTGTTCCAGTTCATCCCGGTAATTACATCGAATGTGTTGCCGAGCCAGCACCTGGAGCTGGCGACGCTGGGCGCCATCGAAGCCGGTTTGTTGCTCATGATCTGCGGATTCATCGGCATGGGTTTGGGTGCGGCGCCGATCGTCCGTTGCCTGCCGGTCGGCGGCGCTCTGGTCATCGCCGGCGTGCTGCTGGCCTGTTACGACCTCGGCGTGCCGCTCCTCAAGGCGCGACCGCTGACCTTGCCGGGCCGCATGGTACTCACCGGCCTGGTGTTTCTGCTTGCCACGATCACACTCGGGCTGCTGTTTGCGCTCGCCATCAGCGTTCCGGCGTTGTCGGGGCGCTTGGGCGTGCTGCTGGCTAATGGCGTCAGCTTGCATGCGCTCGCGGGCCTGGGTGGCTGGTTCACGCTCACGGCCATGGGGGTGACCTACAAGCTCGTGCCGATGTTCACGCTCGCACCCGAGGAGCGCGGCTTGGCCGGCGAACTGGTGCATGACCTCGCGGCCGTGGGGTTTGCCTTGGCGCTGATTTTCGGCCTGCTGCACATCTGGTTGCCATCGCGCGTACTGCAGGGCGTGGAATACGCCGGATACCTGCTGGTTGCAGCGGGCATCGGCATTTATCTCTGGGACATGGCGCGTATTTATCGCACGCGCCGGCGCACGGTGCTCGAGCTGCACAACAAGGCAGCAGTGGGCGCGTTCGCACTGCTCGGAGCCTGCGTGGTGATGGCGCTGGTGCTGGCCGGATTGGGGAGGTTGGCCAGCGATGCGGCGGTCTTCGTGTTCCTGGCGGTATTCGGCTGGCTGAGCGGACTGGGGCTCACGCAGCTTTACAAGATTGTGCCGTTTCTGGCCTGGCTTGGCCGCTTCGGCCAGAAGCTCGGGCGCGGGCCGGTGCCGCGCGTGCAGGATCTCGTGAACGAAGGCCGCGGCTATCCGTGGTTCATCATTTATTTCATCGGCATATCGCTGGCCGTACTCGCGGCCTTCAGCGGCGAGTTCTATGTTTTCCGCGCCGGTATCGGGCTGGGCGTGATCGCCACGCTCGGGCTGATGCTCGAGTACTGGCGCGCCTGGCGCGGCTATTACGCGGCGCGCAAGCCGCAGGTTGCGCCGAAGCTGCCGCCTTTCATGACCGGAATACCGGCGGTCGCCAATCCGCACGCGGCCAAAGGACCGGCCATGATCTCCCCCATTACAGACAAATATGGAGCCTCACACGATGAGCATCCTTGAACCTTTGTTGCTGGACGTACGCGACGAATTGTGCTGCGGCGGCGAGCCGCTGCCGCACATTCTCGAGGCCGTGGACAAGCTCAGCCCGGGACAGGCCTTGCGTCTGCTTGCGACCTTTGAGCCGTTGCCGCTGTACGCAGTGCTCGCGCGCAAAGGCTTCGGGCACAGCGCCAAGCGCCTGAGCGCGGGAGATTGGGAAATGCTGTTTACCCCGGGTGCCGCCAAACCCAAAACCAAGACGAATAAACCCAAATCCACCACCGCCGTCACCAGCACCGAAGGTTGGCCGGCACCGTGCACGCATCTCGACAACCGCGGTCTGCAACCGCCGGAGCCGCTGGTGCGCATACTCGACGCGCTCGAGCATCTGGCTCCGGGCGCCGTGTTGGAAGCCATCAACGAACGCGACCCGGTATTCCTGTATCCGGAACTTGAGGCGCGCGGCGCGCTGATCCACACGGACAAGCAGGCGGATTTTGTGCGCCTGCTGATCCGGCGTGCGGGTTGAAATGTGACCGACGAGCAAACGCCCGCAGGCCCGAGCCGCGAAAGCGTGCTCGATGCCATGCACGATGTCATTGACCCGGAACTCGGCTACAACATCGTGGACATCGGCCTGATTTACGGCCTGGAAGTGGTGGATCACAGCGTTCAGGTCACCATGACCATGACCACGCCGGGTTGTCCGGCACAGGATTACATCATGGCGGGCGTCAAAGACCGCGGTCAGCGCATTCCCGGCGTCGAGAACGTGGACATCACGCTCGTCTGGGAGCCGCCGTGGTCGCCGAAGAAAATGACGCCGGTCGCCAAGGCGTATTTCGAGATCGCGGACGACGGCGATGACTGATCCGGAGCCGGGCGATCATGCCGCGCTGCAGGCGCTCAATCGCCAGTTGCTGCGCGCGCTGCTGGCACTCGGCGAATGCGGCGTGCCGCAGCGCAACACGGCCTGCAATATTGCGGCGGCCGCGTGGTCAGTCCTGCGCCATACGCATGCGCGTGAAGCCGAACGCCTGAACGGCGTGTTGCACGCACTTACCCAATCCACTCACCCCAAAGTCAACGAGGAGACCACGATGTCCGAAGCCAAGATTCTCGATGTGCGCAGCCTGATTCCGATGGAG from Gammaproteobacteria bacterium includes:
- a CDS encoding NnrS family protein; amino-acid sequence: MSIPAPAARSVSAKPILQQPFRPLFLCAALAASLGIFTWALFLHLGWLPASSLPPLAWHGHELLFGFAGALVAGFLLTAVAEWTKLPTFTPKSLLLLVAVWIAARVLFLLPARVPYALTAFLDCAFFGLLLLMVARPILKSRNRRNYFVIGLLSAFTLADVTFHLSVADMIHVAERSVLYWVIDLFTVLMLSIGGRVIPFFTSRRLSNTTVRRYRWLDWSVNAGAAVLVLLDILLPASMTLGAVSVAMALLVLLRGWLWQPWKTWREPMLWVLHLGYLWLAAGLALRGVALLSSALPEITALHAITVGALGSLSIGMMTRVALGHTGHAMAAGPFMATAFALVSVAAILRLINTPGLLPIAGVLWALAFAIYFLRFLPVMFAPRLN
- the pncB gene encoding nicotinate phosphoribosyltransferase, with product MIIESLLDTDLYKLTMMQAVLHRFPAAEVEYRFRCRNAPGKLAAHAARIRDEIVALCRLRFTPQELAYLRNLRYMKKDFVDILRIFQLQQDHVSVSIENGALEIVIRGPWLHTILFEVPVLAILSEVYAESRRDAHTLEEGRARLEAKIALLRAHPGHAAFRFSEFGTRRRYARDWQRSVVQRLAAALPVNLAGTSNVLLAKELGLTPIGTMGHEFLQACQALGPRLVDSKRFALESWEQEYRGDLGIALSDVIGLAAFLRDFDLYFCELFDGVRHDSGDPFAWGEKMLEHYHAMRVDPLTRMLVFTDALDFAKALRIFERFHARVRLGFGIGTHLSNDMGFAPPDMIIKMTRCNGQAVAKISDDPAKTLCTDPGYLAYLRKVFAA
- a CDS encoding non-heme iron oxygenase ferredoxin subunit; amino-acid sequence: MSQWIAAAQLGEIPDHKSKVITLNGSDVAVFNLSGEYFAIEDICTHDGGDISGGWVEGERAVCPRHLAEFSIRTGAALKAPAHEGVHSFPVRVRGEVIEVCDDRE
- a CDS encoding DUF2249 domain-containing protein, giving the protein MSILEPLLLDVRDELCCGGEPLPHILEAVDKLSPGQALRLLATFEPLPLYAVLARKGFGHSAKRLSAGDWEMLFTPGAAKPKTKTNKPKSTTAVTSTEGWPAPCTHLDNRGLQPPEPLVRILDALEHLAPGAVLEAINERDPVFLYPELEARGALIHTDKQADFVRLLIRRAG
- a CDS encoding metal-sulfur cluster assembly factor produces the protein MTDEQTPAGPSRESVLDAMHDVIDPELGYNIVDIGLIYGLEVVDHSVQVTMTMTTPGCPAQDYIMAGVKDRGQRIPGVENVDITLVWEPPWSPKKMTPVAKAYFEIADDGDD
- a CDS encoding DUF2249 domain-containing protein, which produces MTDPEPGDHAALQALNRQLLRALLALGECGVPQRNTACNIAAAAWSVLRHTHAREAERLNGVLHALTQSTHPKVNEETTMSEAKILDVRSLIPMERHRKIFETYDHLGTGDRFVLVNDHDPKPLYYQFEAEHTGKFSWKYLEQGPTAWRVEIGRTAAE